The following is a genomic window from Episyrphus balteatus chromosome 1, idEpiBalt1.1, whole genome shotgun sequence.
TCTAGCAGCACTTAAAGCTCACCTTGTCGATACCAAAAATTGGGACCCAATCCTTGTGTTCGCCTGTTGCAATAGGCTACCTAAAACAACACTTTCTCTTTGGGAACAATCTTTAGAAGATCCAACAAAAGTACCAACTTGGGAAAAGTTAGACAAGTTCTTAAATTCACGATTCCAGACGTTAGAATCTATTTCAGACACCACTTCTTCAAAACCATTATCACAAAATTTCCAAGTCaccaagaaaaacaattttcaaaagccTAGCAAAGTCAATACTTTTCTTGCGAAGGCGGGAGGAACTAAGTGTAAAATTTGCTCGGCAGAACATACAATTTATGAGTGTCCTAAATTTTCGGCATTACCAATCCAATCCCGAATCGAAATAGTTCGAGAAAAGAAGATGTGCAATAATTGCTTAGGCACTAGTCATCAAAAAGCTACTTGCTCTAGCAAATATTCTTgcagtttttgcaaaaaaaggcACCATACACTTTTGCATCTTGCACCCAATACCACTCCaactcaaaatcaaaattcaaatatacaGTCCACTTCTCAATCACAACCTATTCAAAATCCTCAAATCTCTGCTTCTTCGCAACCATTTATTCCTCAAGCTGCATATCAAAATTTCATGGTGACCTCTcgaaaaagaattcttttggCAACTGCCTTAGTGAATATAGTAGGACTGGATACTGTGTGTACCGTGAGGGCACTAATTGATCCAGGTTCCGAAGTATCTTTCATTTCGGCAGCTGTGCAAAAACGTCTGAATTTGCCATATATCGACAAAATTTCTACAATTTCTGGAATCAGTGGAAATCTCTCTATCACTTCTAAGAAACTTTGTTCCTTTTTAATCACTTCTGCTAACCCCCCTCCAGTCACTGTTTCAGCAAACGCCATTGTGCTTAAAACACTAACTAACAACCTCCCAAGTTCATCTTTCTCGGTAGTAGATCCTACAATTTTTGAAGGCCTTCAATTGGCCGATCCAACGTTTAATAAGTCCTCTCAGGTGGATCTTCTGATTGGTGCCGATCTTTACCCATCCATCATCCGTAATGGCATTAAACACATTTCTAACTCACTACTTGCCCAAAATACTATGTTCGGTTGGATATTGTCAGGGCCAATTCCAGAGTCGTTTCAATCATTCAACATAACAGTAAAGAAGTCATGCCAATGTAACAATGAAGTACGCAGATTCTGGGAATTAGAAGAACTACCTTTTACAATTATTCGTTCTAAAGAAGACTGTTTCTGTGAAGAACGGTATAAAAGCACCACCTTCAGACGCGCTGATGGTAGGTTTGTTGTCCGACTTCCTTTTAAGCCACAAACTTCAAAGACCGGCTTAGGCCACTCTAGGTTTATCGCTCTTAAACAGTTTTCTAGGACTGAAAAATCTCTAGcctcaaaagaaaatttgaaatcccaatattcaaaagtcatttcTGAGTACCTTTCTCTAAATCACATGAGAAAGGTTACTCCATTGGAGCGTATTGAAGAAGGTCAAGTAAAGTCATTTTATTTACCGCATCACGCGGTAATAAAACCAGAAAGTACTTCGACAAAAGTACGTGTCGTCTTCAATGCGTCCAATGCCTCTTCAAACGGTGTCAGTTTAAATGATTTACTGTATCCTGGCCCGATTTTACAACAAGACTTATCATCGTTAATCATTCGCTGGCGATTCTATAAATATGTGTTTAATGCGGACATAGAAAAAATGTACCGACAAATTTTGATCAACCCACGGGACACTCCATTTCAACGAATTCTTTTCCGCACTTTTCCTCATCTGGAAATTGAAGATTTTGAACTCCTCACCGTTACTTTTGGCGTAAATTGTGCCCCCTACTTGGCTATCCGTACCCTACTTGAATTGGCAAGAATTGGAAAAACCGATTTCCCTCTTGCGTCAAAAATACTTCAGTCAGAGTTTTATGTTGATGACGTTTTGTCCGGCGCTCATAATATTCATTCCGCTATGAAAGCTCAATCTGAACTTATCAGTCTTCTCGATTCAGCAGGATTTCCACTCCGGAAGTGGACTTCTAACACTCCCTGTTTACTCGAACATTTGCCTCGAGAacatattttgaatgaaaattttttgaagctAGACACTGACAGTAATACAAAAACCTTAGGGATACGCTGGAATGCCAAGGGGGATAATTTCTACTTTTCCATACAACCAATAGTTTTACCCGAAACTCCCACCAAACGAgaagttttttctcaaatatgCCGTATTTTTGACCCTGCAGGTTGGTTAGCTCCCGTTGTGATAGTTGCAAAAATGCTCATGCAAAAAATCTGGGCAGAGCATACTGACTGGGACGATCCTCTTCAATCTGACTCGTTTAAAATTTGGAAACATTTTGCGGAATCGTTAAATgacataaaacaaattgaaatacCCCGTTGGGTAGAATATTCACCCTCGTCAGAAGTCCAATTTCATGGTTTCTGTGACTCCTCAGAAAAGGCATATGCCGCCACTTTATACATAAGCGTTCGTCAGTCTAACGGAACTTTCTCTTCTCACTTGCTCTGTGCAAAATCAAGGGTTTCACCTATCAAATCTGTGTCATTACCACGCCTTGAGTTGTGTGGGGCACTTCTACTTTCCAAAATGGTAAAAATTTACGTTTCAAGTTTCCCTGTCCATGCATACCAGACCTTTTTATGGACCGATTCGTCCATCGTATTAGCTTGGCTTAAGAAACCACCTTGTGTTTGGAAGACTTTTATTGCAAATCGCACTAGCGAAATTCTAGAAAATGTTGGAAACATCCCTTGGAGACACGTGAAATCAGCTGAAAATCCAGCTGATTTAGCCACTCGAGGTTTAATGGCTTCAGATTTGAGGTGTAACACTTTTTGGTGGAATGGCCCTTCTTGGCTTTGCCAACCCATCTCTCTTTGGCCAGTTATCTCTCCTGTCGCCCCCCTCTTCGAAGACCTCGAACAAAAACCAGTTGTTTCCTTGGTAGTTCAAGAAGTGTCAGAAGACATTCTTGATCGTTTTTCATTGTTACCGTGCTATGCGTGTTATTGGCTACATATTCcgttttttctataaattttcaaaaaggtcaGACACTCGATATACTTCACTCGATATAACTTCTGAAGAAATGCAATTTGTAAGAACACGTTTAATAttaatctctcaaaaaagatattttttaaaggaaCACTCATTGTTGCTAGAAGGTAAACCCGTACATCTCAAAAGCTCGTTAATATCATTTAATCCATACTTAGACTCCGATAATCTTCTTAGGGTCAATGGTCGACTATCTCAGTCAGATCTTTCCTACAATGAAAAACACCCACTCATTCTGCCTCATAGTGCTAGATTTTCGTATCTTCTCACTCAATTTATTCATGAAATCTCTTTGCACGGTGGCAATTCCTTAATGTTACGACTCTTACGTCAAAGTTTTTGGATCCCTAGACTACAAAATCTCATCAAGCTCTGTATTCGCCAATGTAAAACGTGTGTTATCAATAAAAAAGCACTATGCAAGCAATTTATGGCTGCTTTGCCCCCTGAAAGATGCACTTATTCTCCTCCTTTCACCGTTACAGGAGTTGATTTCGCGGGCCCTTTCGTGATCAAAAGTTTCAATGCAAGAAATTGCCGTATGACCAAAGGTTATGCCTGTGTGTTTGTCTGCTTCTCCACGAAGGCTATACATTTAGAGGCTGTAAGCGACCTCTCGTCTGAAGCTTTCTTGGCTTCATTTGCTCGATTTTCTGCAAGACGGGGCTTGCCCTCACAAATTTATTCGGACAACGGTACCAATTTTACTGGTGCCGATGCAATTCTACGTAAAGAGTTCAAGAAATTCCTCGACACTATTCCCCAAGAAACTCGTGCCGCTTATGGTGTTCAAGGTCTTAAATGGAATTTTATTCCGCCTGGGGCCCCACATATGGGAGGCCTTTGGGAGGCCGGTGTGAAAAGCTGTAAGAAACACCTCAGAAGATTAGGGACCAGTGCACGATTtacatttgaagaattttccACAATTTTAGCTCGTATTGAAGCTTGTTTAAACTCGCGTCCACTTTCATCCATGTCAAATAACTCCTCTGATATCTTGGCTTTGACTCCAGGTCATTTTCTTTGTGGACGTCCGCTCATAATGTTTCCTGAAAGAAATTCGGAATTTGTCGATTTGTCTTATATTAACCGATGGGAAAAACTTAAATGCCTTCAACAACAATTTTGTCGTAGATGGAAAGACGAATATCTCAAAGAACTTCATCAACGATATAAATGGCAATCGCCACAAGAGAACGTCCAGGTAAATGATCTAGTCGTAGTTCAAAACGAAATTCTTCCTCCCACTGAATGGCGCCTTGGTCGTGTAATACAAGTACACCCCGGTGTTGATAGAAGAGTAAGGGTGGCGACGCTCAAAACCCAATACGGGGACATTAGACGCCCAGTGGTAAAACTTTCTGTTTTGCCCTTTAAATAACAACATCATATTTTgtatcattaaaattttttatattataatatgCCAATCagtatgtttgaaaaattacaaaagctTTATTAATACtctgtttttcaaatttgtttttgggcGCCTCACGCCGTtaacaaatttcattttttttaatttcaaaccataatcataattttttaaaaattgaatgctttaaaatttctttggcGACTTACGCCAAGGGGGGGCAGTAATGTTAACGTACCCTTAAACAAAATCCCCGACGAAACAATATTTGGCATCACCAAATATTGTTTCGTCGTGTTTTTTGTGGCGGGCAGTTGGCTGCCCTTCCTCCCTTTTTGTCCGCCATTATTCAGTCATCACtgacattcattttttttcattctttctaTAACTTTCTTTGGCGCAAGTTcgaatccttttttttctttttatattaaaaaagtaaaaattaattaatactcAACTAATCTAAAAGgttcaataaatattatatattttcatataacacaaaaaagaagtgtttttttttattaaataataaagaaCAAAACCCAGTTAACTAAAGACAAAAAACgaacaattaaaaaagaaatacacaaTATCCACCAACCACCATAGTCAATCGAACGACGCCGcaaacaacagcagcagcagcattaTAATAAGGGCACAAGTAAGTCTCTAGTTTCGAGTGTATAATCACCGAAacagggccacttcccatacaaaatgtgcggggtcctttaaTGTGTTCctaagttaaattttaaaaaaagctgaTGAATTGGGCAAAATTGGTTTTGGTCGACACATTCTCCCGTTTCATTACCCGTTACCAGTGTGCTTTAGATTATAATTTCATCTTAAAAGCCAAGTAACATGAAGTCAAGTCCAACTTAAGACAGTTGAATGATTTTAAACCCCAAATATTGAAGTTGCTTATATCTTGACATCAGCGTCACCTTCCGGttccatttataaaaaaaaaattgtctcgaatgaaccttatcacacacacaaaaatctatacagtcTTTCAAATCAGATCTGTCAAGTCGTTCGtttaaaatatgcaattttcttaagATTTGACAACAGCGcaacctaccgggtccaattatgaaacaaaaaatgtgtCCAATGAACCttatcacatacacaaaatttcacaagtcgatcgttcaaaatatgcaattttcctatAACTtaacaacagcgccacctactgggtccaattattaaacaaaatctgtctcgaatgaaccttatcaTTCGAGATGTGCTAGCGATCGGAAGTATTTCTCTGTGCTCTCTCTTTTTTAACCAATTTACACAATCTAACCttgttttgtttgcaaaataTAATCAGAAAGAACATGTAAAGGCATCAGACGAATTTCTGCCGAATCCGATATGACTGGCATTAGTTTATTCTGTTTAAttgaaatctttttttgttaattttgtgaTTTGCTGAAGTTTAATAAACCATACATTACTTACATAGCTACATACCCATAAAACATCCGTTGAAATTGAACTTAAAGCTTTACATACACATAAACAATGAATAGAGGAAACACCACAAAACTAACGAAAATGTCAAACTCTCCACGTCCATTATCATCAACATCAATGTCGTCATCGTCACCTGCATCACAAATAATAACTCGATCCGGGACGGCGAAAAATGCAAAAGACTCTCCAAAGTCATCGACAACAAAAACACATGACGTAACTGAAGATCCTGCTAAAATAAAATCTCAGGGTGTCTCACTTTCTGAACAGTTGAGAATGATGGAAGAAAATTTAGCAACAAGAATCACTGCCATCGAAGAAAAAATGAAGATGATTGAAGATATGGACTTCAATATTAACCAACTGAATGATCGCGTCACCGCATTAGAAACACTTTTCGACAGGTGCGACTGTTTGGAGGTGGAAGTAAATAAGATTAATACGACaacaccaaacaaaaataatcaaaacaatttacttcCAAATGACACGGTTAACACTGAAATCGAAAGTTTAAAGGCACAGATTGAAGCTATAAACGTCAAACATTTAGCAACAGACGCCATTCTAATCGGAATACCGACACTACTAGAAGAAGACTTTAAAATCACCTTTAACACCATGTGTCACAAATTGGATTATCAGCCACCAAAATTGTGTAGAATCTTTCGCGCAAGCCATAGAGAAGATTCCATTATAATCGTTAAATTTTTCACCGCACACGACAAAAACACAACACTAAAAGCGTTTGctgattttcgtaaaaaaaattcgcGACATTTAATGCTTAGTGATATTGGCGAGGAATCGAACACTCCAATTTATTTCCACGAAAGCCTAACCAAAAACAACCGAGCTATACTACGTCAAGCAATTCATCTAAGGCGAAAGCACGATCTTTTTTCTGTGTTTACCGCAAATGGATTTGTTTACATTAAATTAACTAGTAACGAAGAACCTTTAACAGTTAACACCGTGGATGCAATCAATTCAATTGTCAACAatcgtaaacaaaaaaataatagggtgctttcataattgcatggttgctttgtttacatgcggtcatttgcgatcagacttatgtcagaaaaactatttgcgcatgtattttactttgaatttatgaacactttttctgatttgcgtcatttgtcaaattttttaagttgcaattcagcctcttctctaaaataacaatatattatcttaattccatcctttaagaaaaaataaaatgcacgactgggtcgcacgaacttgctcttagagttaaagttgcttaaatttttaagactttttatatagaaatttggaaaaaaaaataaaattcgtttttttttttaaattaaataaaatctgaaatcaaattgccctccaaaacaagtatgcagttttgattgatatattaacatgcatttttagaaaaaaaattttcaaaatcgttagagccgttttttaaaaaactaattttttataaataattttttagaaaaaaagttctaaaataaaatttgtatgccattttgtagaaatctttaatcagcatctaaaaacaaaatttcaaaaaaattcaatgtcccgttttcgaaaatttgatttttcaaaaaaaaattttcaaaatttttttaaaaatccaaaaattatttttttcaaaattttatttttggtttatatttaaattatataaatgcttcttcacaaaaagtttcgttgaaatcgaataagtggtttcggagataatccgatttgaaaaaaacggttctatggcaggtaccgttaataatgattttcaaaaaaaaaaattttcattaaaaggtagaccttagcttaaaactaacgtttgaattttttaaacaaaatcgttggagccgttttcgagatatttcaattttaataaaatcggtatatgacaagtaccgttaattttggtccaaaaaaattaattccaaaaacccctctggagagtcgacaaataacgctacataccaagtttgacattaatcggtccatccgtttaggctgtaggtcataaacaaaaaataccaagactggaaactcggcggtcaactgacgttagcctacaagctgcaaggtgtggtgaatgtcgtgaacctatcgttgtgttcgtgtcaaatgtgtggtaaatgtcgtgaatctataaatgtgtgcgtgttaacgtcatttaccaacgtggtggttttcacatatattcacagacagcactgtacacaaaagggtttcggggggaaagacgtacgaaaatttccagtcttggtattttttgtttatgctgtaggtccttatacagacagacagactgacagacagactgacagactgacagacagacagacagacggacttccgggacccacttttttggcattctctaccatcgtaatgtcttggaaaaatgttatctcaactttttttttttgtacgaatgcataacttgatatatagtacctatatcgcaagtaaaaacttttttttaaacatttctgtcaatatttacaaatttattatttccaagaaattcgcggctatttttgttattttgacttgaactttgaatttccaattaatattttgacagaattgagaaacaaagaaaagctgtatcatcttttacgtcatgtttcttctttctttaagtctaaattcattgcgcatgagaattttttcatttgcacatttgcgctgcaaatatttgcgttttgcaTTTATGAACAtctgacatttgtcatttgcagtgatgaaagctttgcattcgtcagacttgcgcaaccatgcatttatgaaagcgcCCATAATCATCACGAAGAAgagcaaaagaaaaacaacaactatGAAACTACAAGAAATTGCAATGATGAACAACAAACTTTACCAATCTGCAATGAAGAGCAACCAGAGCcgccgcactgttgtccaaaatgacttatctcgttgcaaaaatcataacttttgaacggattgaggtagcggtacagttttttttttaatttgaaggaaatttccagggctgttacaccaatgaatttcaagaaaattgttttacagggtgtttaggaatcatcggccgaaaaccgattttcttaaaaaaaaaaatatttaaattaaaattggtatgccattttgtagaaatcactaattcacatcaaaaaaaagttcagattacacttttccatgatattacgattatagagcatgccaaaaaagttggtcccggaagtccgtctgtctgtctgtctgtataaggatctacagcctaaacggatggaccgattgacttcaaatttggtatgtagcattttttggagaccctccagaggggtttttggaattaatttttttgggccaaaaataacggtacttgtcatacaccaatttcagtaaagctgtaattgctcaaaaacggctacaacgattttgtttaaaaaattcaaatgtaagtttgaaaacaaggtctatcttctaatgaaaaaaatttttttggaaaatcattattaacggtacctgccatagaacggttttttttaaatccgatattctccgaaacggcttattcgatttcaacgaaactttttttgaagaagcacttatataactcaaatataagccaaaaataaaatttcaaaaaaaataatttttggatttttaaaaaaattttgaaatttttttttgaaaaataaaattttcgaaaacgggacattgtatttttttgaaattttgtttttagatgtggattagtgatttctacaaaatggcataccaattttaatttaaacattttttttaaagaaaatctgttccttctg
Proteins encoded in this region:
- the LOC129906510 gene encoding uncharacterized protein LOC129906510, with amino-acid sequence MSHLDDFIFAADLLVKFHASAKEVPETSHSITTLEARKSELKDLWNSVKEKYAQCARYIPTLEEEPLDMDAIESKYRNSNETYVNCLGLFLEFQNKLKPDPVVVKEFSTVNMPQKSGSSHCIKLPPCDTDVFRGDYISWPAFRDMFDAVYIQHPKLGEVEKLFHLRCKTRDDAFRTVSQFPLTNASFALAWAALRATYENTRILVNNQVKNIFNLPTVHEESAKSIRNLQSKINDSLAALKAHLVDTKNWDPILVFACCNRLPKTTLSLWEQSLEDPTKVPTWEKLDKFLNSRFQTLESISDTTSSKPLSQNFQVTKKNNFQKPSKVNTFLAKAGGTKCKICSAEHTIYECPKFSALPIQSRIEIVREKKMCNNCLGTSHQKATCSSKYSCSFCKKRHHTLLHLAPNTTPTQNQNSNIQSTSQSQPIQNPQISASSQPFIPQAAYQNFMVTSRKRILLATALVNIVGLDTVCTVRALIDPGSEVSFISAAVQKRLNLPYIDKISTISGISGNLSITSKKLCSFLITSANPPPVTVSANAIVLKTLTNNLPSSSFSVVDPTIFEGLQLADPTFNKSSQVDLLIGADLYPSIIRNGIKHISNSLLAQNTMFGWILSGPIPESFQSFNITVKKSCQCNNEVRRFWELEELPFTIIRSKEDCFCEERYKSTTFRRADGRFVVRLPFKPQTSKTGLGHSRFIALKQFSRTEKSLASKENLKSQYSKVISEYLSLNHMRKVTPLERIEEGQVKSFYLPHHAVIKPESTSTKVRVVFNASNASSNGVSLNDLLYPGPILQQDLSSLIIRWRFYKYVFNADIEKMYRQILINPRDTPFQRILFRTFPHLEIEDFELLTVTFGVNCAPYLAIRTLLELARIGKTDFPLASKILQSEFYVDDVLSGAHNIHSAMKAQSELISLLDSAGFPLRKWTSNTPCLLEHLPREHILNENFLKLDTDSNTKTLGIRWNAKGDNFYFSIQPIVLPETPTKREVFSQICRIFDPAGWLAPVVIVAKMLMQKIWAEHTDWDDPLQSDSFKIWKHFAESLNDIKQIEIPRWVEYSPSSEVQFHGFCDSSEKAYAATLYISVRQSNGTFSSHLLCAKSRVSPIKSVSLPRLELCGALLLSKMVKIYVSSFPVHAYQTFLWTDSSIVLAWLKKPPCVWKTFIANRTSEILENVGNIPWRHVKSAENPADLATRGLMASDLRCNTFWWNGPSWLCQPISLWPVISPVAPLFEDLEQKPVVSLVVQEVSEDILDRFSLLPCYACYWLHIPFFL
- the LOC129907242 gene encoding uncharacterized protein LOC129907242; the encoded protein is MTKGYACVFVCFSTKAIHLEAVSDLSSEAFLASFARFSARRGLPSQIYSDNGTNFTGADAILRKEFKKFLDTIPQETRAAYGVQGLKWNFIPPGAPHMGGLWEAGVKSCKKHLRRLGTSARFTFEEFSTILARIEACLNSRPLSSMSNNSSDILALTPGHFLCGRPLIMFPERNSEFVDLSYINRWEKLKCLQQQFCRRWKDEYLKELHQRYKWQSPQENVQVNDLVVVQNEILPPTEWRLGRVIQVHPGVDRRSIERRRKQQQQQHYNKGTSKSLVSSV